From Micromonospora auratinigra:
CTGGGTCGCATTCGGTCTTCCCAGGTGCAGGGATTAGACTTCGCCGCGGTCTGTACAGGACGTGAGAATCCGCCTCCGCTCCGGTGCCCCTCGGGGTGGCGCGGAGGCCAATGGGAAGGTCGACAACCGTGCTTTACGCAGCAGCGAGTGGCGGGGGAGCGGGCGGTCTGACGCCGATCCTCATGATCGCTCTGCTCTTCGGCGTCATGTACTTCATGATGATCCGCCCCCAGCAGAAGCGCCGCCGCGAGGCCGAGCAGATGCAGTCCGCGCTCGCCCCCGGCGACGAGGTCGTCACCATCGGCGGGCTCTACGGCACGGTCACCGACGTCGCGGACGACACCGTCCTGCTGGAGGTCGCCCCGGGCGTGCAGACCCGGTACGCCCGGCCGGCCATCGCCCGCGTGGTCAAGCAGGTCGAGCGTCCGGAGGCCGAGACGGTCACCGAGGACGTGGAGCCGGTCAAGGAGTGAACCATCGCCCTCCAGGGGGCAGCGGATTCACCGGTACAAGTGGATAGTTGGGTCGGCGTCCGACGCCGGCACGCCCCGTACCCCACTCGACGCCGCCGCGTCGTGACCGGGGTGGCGTGCCGGTCGGGCGTCGACCCGCCAGAGCAGTCGGACGGACACCCCCGGCCCGACTTCGTCGCCGCCGTCCGGCGGCGCGACCGTACAGGGAGACAAGACAGCCGTGGCACCACCTCAGGGACAGATGCGCCCCGGACGGCAGTTGGCCGTTCTCGGGCTCGTCTTCGTCGTCCTCTATCTCTTGGTGTTCTTCTCGGGCGGTGCCAAAGGTGGCTGGCAGGACCGGCTTGAGCCGCGGCTCGGCCTGGACCTGATCGGCGGCACCCGGTTGACGCTCGAGGCCACCAACACGGTCGACGGCAAGCCGCCGACGGCTGCCAACCTCGAAGAGGCGCGGCAGATCATCGAGAGCCGGGTCAACGCGTACGGCGTGGCCGAGGCCGAGGTGGTCACCGAGGGCAACCGGAACATCGTCATCTCCCTGCCCGGTGAGAACCGGGACCTGACCGACGTGGGCAGCGCCGCCGAGCTGCGCTTCCGCAAGGTGCTCAAGGCCACCGACGGCAGCGGCGCGACCGCCGCCCCGGCCCCCAGCGCCAGCGCCGCCCCGACCCCGTCGGGCAGCGCCGTGCCGAAGCCGTCGGGCAGCGCCGCGCCGAAGCCGTCCGGCAGCGCCGCGCCGAAGGTGAAGCCGAGCGCCAGCGCCAAGGCCGGCGCGTCGCCGAGCGCCGGTGGGCAGGGCGGCATGGCCCCGACGCCGAGCGCCAGCGCCGCCGCGCCGACCCCGTCGGCCCCGGCCAGCGCCGCGCCGTCGCCGAGCGCCAGCGCCGAGCCGGTGCCGCAGAGCGTGGAGCAGCAGCGCAAGGCCGTCGAGCAGAAGGTCGGCCCGGCCGCCTGGGCGGCCGCCACCGCGTTGAAGGCTCCGGCCGACGTGGCCAGTGACCCGTCGCTGGCCGACAAGCTCAAGCCGTTCGGCACGCTCTCCCCGCAGGAGGTCGCGGTGCTCCCGGCCGACCTGCAGTTCAACGTCCCGACGATCTCCTGCGCCCAGCTGGACAAGCGGCCGCCGGCGTCGATCAAGGACCCGAAGCAGACGGCGGTGGCCTGCGAGGCCGGCGCCAAGTACCTGCTCGACGTGGCGAAGGTCGAGGGCACCGACGTCGACGACGCCAACGCGGTGCTCGACCAGACCAGCCAGTGGGTGGTCAGCCTCAACTTCACCAGCAAGGGTCAGGAGAAGTGGACCGCGCTGACCCGCGAGTCGTTCAACAACGAGGGTCAGGCCTGCGACCAGACCGCGCTCGGCCAGGACGGCAAGTGCCGCGTCGCGGTGGTCCTGGACAACGAGATCGTCTCGTCGCCGGAGATCCAGGGCGTGCTGACCGGTGACTCGCAGATCAGCGGCAGCTTCGACAGCAAGACCGCGAACGCGCTGGCCAGCCAGCTGCGCTACGGCGCGCTGCCGGTGACCTTCGTGCCGCAGGCGCAGCAGAACGTCACCGCCACCCTGGGCTCCAGCCACCTGCAGGCCGGCCTGCTGGCGGCCGGCATCGGCATGCTGCTGGTCATCATCTACTCCTTCTTCTACTACCGGCTGCTCGGCTCGGTCATCTTCCTGAGCCTGGTCCTGTCCGGCCTGCTGGTCTTCGGCGCGCTGGTGGTGCTGGGCCGGTCGATCGGCTTCACCCTCACCCTCGCCGGTCTCGCCGGCATGATCGTCTCGCTCGGTGTGGCGGCGGACTCGTTCGTCATCTACTTCGAGCGGCTCAAGGACGAGATCCGGGAAGGACGCAGCCCGCGCAGCGCGGTGCCGCGGGCGTGGATCCGGGCCCGCCGGACGATCATCTCGGCCAACGCCATCACCCTGATGTCGGCCGTGGTGCTCTACATCGTCTCGGTCGGCGCGGTGAAGGGCTTCGCCTTCGCGCTCGGCCTGGCGACCGTGCTCGACCTGGTCGTCGTCTTCCTCTTCCGTCACCCGATCATGACGATGTTCGCCCGGACCCGGGCGTTCCTGTCCCCGCGGGTCAGCGGTCTCGGCCGGGCCCTGCCGGCCCGCTCGACCGAGCAGGCCGCCCGCAACCCGCGCGTCAAGGAGGCCTGAGATGGCTAAGACTGGTCTGGCGTCCCGGCTCTACCGGGGCGAGGCCGATCTCAACATCGTCGGCCGGCGCAAGCTGTGGTTCGGCGTGGCCGGCGTGCTGGTGCTGATCGCCGTGCTCAGCTTCGCGATCCGGGGCTTCAGCCTCGGCATCGAGTTCGCCGGCGGCAACTCGTTCCAGGTGCCGGCAAGCGTCGGCACGCTGGACGACGCCGAGGCGAAGGTCAACGGCGCGCTGCAGAGCAAGGGCGGCGGCGTCAAGGTGGTCACCGCCCAGAAGGTCGGCAGCACCGAGGGCGAGTACTACGAGATGCGGACCCCGCAGCTCACCCCGCAGCAGGCCACCGACGTCAAGACCGAGATCGCCCAGGAGCTCGGCATCCAGCCGAGCCAGATCAGCGGCGACCAGGTCTCCGAGGCCTGGGGCAGCCAGGTCACCCAGCGAGCCCTGCTCGGCCTGCTGATCTTCATCGCGGTGGTCGCGGTCTACCTGATCCTGCGCTTCGAGTGGCGGATGGCGGCGGCGGCGATCGCCTCGCTGCTGACCAACCTGGTGCTCACCGCCGGCATCTACTCGCTGGTCGGCTTCGAGGTGACCCCGTCGACGATCATCGGCTTCCTCACCATCCTGGGCTTCGCGCTCTACGACGTGGTGGTGGTCTTCGACAAGGTCCAGGAGAACACCCGCGGCATCACCGCGAACAACAACATGACCTACGGCGAGGCGTCGAACCTGGCGCTCAACCAGAGCCTGATGCGGTCGCTGAACACCTCCGTGGTCGCGCTGCTGCCGGTCGGTGGTCTGCTCTTCATCGGGGCGGGTCTGCTCGGCGCCGGCACGCTCAAGGACCTCGGCCTGGTGCTCTTCGTCGGTATGGCGGTGGCGTTCCTGACCTCGATCCTGCTGGCCACGCCGCTGCTGGTGCTGCTGAAGAACCAGGACCCGCGGATCGCCGCGCACAACAAGCGGGTACTGGCCCGCCGGGGCGCCATCGCCCGGGGCGAGATCGCCCCGAAGGGCGCGCCGCGGGTCGCCACCGAGGCCGGCGACGACACCGTGGACACCGTCGACCCGGAGGCCGCCGCGCTGGCCGGCAGCGCCCCCAAGGTCGGTGCCCGGCCGGCCGGCAAGCGCCCCACCGGCGCCCGGGGCGGTCGCCCCGCCGGTGGCGGCGGCAACCGGCCGGGCGGCGCGAAGCGCCGCTGACCGGGTCCGGGAAGACCCGGTAGGAACGGAACCGACGGCGTCCGCCATGCTGTGCGAGCAGCATGACGGACGCCGTCGTCGTGAAGAGGGACAGGGGACGTACCGTGACGGAGACCCACACCACCGGGGTACGGGGAGACAGCGGCCCGCAGGTCGCCCAACTGGTCGCCAGCCGGGTGCTGGACGTGCCGGACTTCCCGAAGGCCGGGGTCGTGTTCAAGGACCTGATGCCGCTCTTCGCCGACGGCGCGGTGTTCCGCGAGGTGATCGACGGGATCGTCGCGTACCACGGGCGTGACTCGTTCGACGTGGTGGCCGGCATCGAGGCGCGAGGCTTCGTGCTCGCCGCGGCGATCGCGTACGCCACCGGGGTCGGGGTGGTGCCGGTGCGCAAGGCGGGCAAGCTGCCCCGGGCCACCCACTCCGCCTCCTACGCGCTGGAGTACGGCGAGGCGACCCTGGAGGTGCACCAGGACGCCTTCACCGCCGGGCACCGGGTGCTGGTGGTCGACGACGTGCTGGCCACCGGCGGGACCGCCGAGGCCACCCTCGACCTGGTGGAGCGGGCCGGCGGCACGGTCTCGGGTTTCACCGTGCTGCTGGAGCTGGGCTTCCTCGAGGGGCGGCAGCGGCTCGCCCCGCGCCCGGTCCATGCCCTGCTGACCGTTTGACCCGGTGGCCCGTCGGGCCGACCCGGCGCGGACCGTCCGGCGGAGCGGCGACGTACGGTGCGTGCGGGTAGCATTGCCCTTTGCTGACCGGACGGGTGACCGTCCGGTGGCGCGGCGACCGGTCGGACGGCCGGCGCGGCGCGGGGCCGCCGGGGCCGCGAGGTCCCCGGTGGGTGACCCCGGACCGCGTCGACCGGGGCGGTCGACGTGGAACAACACCGGCCCCCCGGCCGGTTGGACAGGACGTCGGTCGCACGGCCGACGCATCCCCGGCGAGCGGTGAGGAGGCCGGTGTCCCACGATGTCGTCCCTCCGGTGGAGGGCACGGTGCACCCGACAGGTGACGCGGACGGCTCGGTGACCGAGCGGAGCGGCAACCCGCCGGCCCGCGCGACCGGGACTCCCGGCGACGGACCCGACCCGCAGGCCGACGGCGGGGCGGTCGTGGTGCCGTTCCCGGCCGACACCGCCGGTGACCCGTCGTCCAGCGGTGGGTTCGCCCTGTCCAACGCGCCGACCGGCCGGCGGGTCCGCGCCCGGCTGGCCCGGTTCAACGCGCCGTGGCAGACCTCCCAGGTCAGCGAGGTGCTCGAACCGCTGATCGCGACCCACCGGGAGAACCACCCCAAGGCCGACGCCCGGCTGCTCCAGCGGGCCTTCGACACGGCCGCGCGCTGGCACTCGGGTCAGTACCGCAAGTCCGGCGACCCGTACATCACCCACCCGCTCGCGGTGGCGACCATCCTGGCCAACCTCGGGATGGACACCACGACGCTGGTCGCCGCGCTGCTGCACGACACCATCGAGGACACCGAGTACACCCTCGACGCGATGCGCGCCGACTTCGGCGGCGAGGTGACCCTGCTGGTCGACGGCGTCACCAAGCTCGACAAGGTCAAGCTCGGCGACGCGGCCAAGGCGGAGACCATCCGCAAGATGGTGGTGGCGATGGCCAAGGACCCGCGGGTCCTGGTGATCAAGCTGGCCGACCGGCTGCACAACATGCGGACGCTGACCTTCCTGCCCCGCCCCAAGCAGGAGCAGAAGGCCAAGGAGACGCTGGAGATCCTCGCCCCGCTGGCCCACCGCCTCGGTATGAACACCATCAAGTGGGAGCTGGAGGATCTGGCCTTCGGCACCCTGTTCCCGAAGCGGTACGAGGAGATCAACCGGCTGATCGGGGAGCACCAGCCGCAGCGTGAGGCGCTGCTGCGCCAGGTGACCCAGAAGGTGTCCACCGACCTGAAGGCCGCCAAGATCAAGGCGGAGACCACCGGTCGGCCGAAGCACCTCTACTCGATCTACCAGAAGATGATCGTGCGGGGGCGCGACTTCAACGACATCTACGACCTGGTCGGGGTGCGGATCCTGGTCGACACGGTGCGCGACTGCTACGCGGCGTTGGGCGTCATCCACGCCAACTGGCAGCCGGTGCCGGGTCGGTTCAAGGACTACATCGCCATGCCCAAGTTCAACATGTACCAGTCGTTGCACACGACGGTCATCGGGCCCACCGGCAAGCCGGTGGAGATGCAGATCCGCACCTACGCGATGCACCGCACCGCCGAGTTCGGCATCGCCGCACACTGGAAGTACAAGGAGCACAAGGGCACCCCGGTGGTCGGCCCGCCGGCGCACATCGACGAGATGACCTGGCTGCGCCAGCTGCTGGACTGGCAGCGCGAGGCGGCCGACCCGAGCGAGTTCCTCGACGCGCTGCGCTTCGACCTGTCCAGCCAGGAGGTGTACGTCTTCACCCCGAAGGGTGACGTCATTCCGCTGCCGACCGGGTCGACGCCGGTGGACTTCGCGTACGCGGTGCACACCGAGGTCGGGCACAAGTGCATCGGCGCGCGGGTCAACGGCAAGCTGGTGCCGCTGGAGTCCACGCTCTCCAACGGCGACGTGATCGAGATCTTCACCTCGAAGTCCGACACGGCCGGCCCGACCCAGGACTGGCTCGGCTTCGTCAAGAGCCCACGGGCCCGCACCAAGATCCGCCAGTACTTCAACAAGGAGCGGCGCGAGGAGGCGATCGAGGCCGGCAAGGACTCGATCGTCAAGGCGATGCGCAAGCAGGGCATGCCGTTGCAGCGGATGCTCACCTCGGACGCGCTGATGGCGATCGCCCGAGACCTGCACCTCGCCGACGTGGCGTCGCTCTACGCGGCGGTCGGCGACAGCCAGGTCTCCGCGCAGTCGGTGGTGCAGAAGCTGATGGCCGCGTACGGCGGCGAGGAGGGCGCGGCGGAGGACATCGCCGAGACCGCCGTCGCCACCCGGCCGCCGCGCAGCCGGCAGAGCAGCAGCGACCCGGGTGTCGTGGTGCGCGGGGTCAGCGACGTCTGGATCAAGCTGGCGCGCTGCTGCACCCCGGTCCCGCCGGACGCGGTGTTCGGCTTCGTCACCCGCTCCGGCGGGGTGAGCGTGCACCGCGACGACTGCGCCAACGCCGAGGACCTGCGTGCGCAGAGCGAGCGGGTGGTCGAGGTGAGCTGGAAGCTCACCTCCGCCTCGACCTTCCTGGTCGCCATCCAGGTGGAGGCGCTCGACCGGCACAAGCTGCTCGCCGACGTCACCCGGGTGCTCTCCGACGAGCGGGTCAACATCCTCTCCGCGACGGTCACCACCACCCGGGACCGGGTGGCGGTGAGCCGGTTCAGCTTCGAGATGGCCGACCCGAAGCACCTGGGGCACCTGCTGGCCGCCGTGCGCAAGGTCGACGGGGTTTTCGACGCGTACCGGGTCACCTCGGGCGCCTGACGCGCGTCGTCGGCGCCACCCCCGCCGGGTGGCGCCGACGACCCGGCCCGGTCAGTAGCTGAAGGTCGTCGCGCCGTCCCCGATCCACTCCCACATCTGCACGGTGCCGCCGATCCGGGCCGACGTGATCAGCCGGCTCTCGTCGAGACCCTTGCTGGTGAAGCAGACCGAGCAGACCAGGAAGGTCCCACCGGCCGCCTGGTACCGCGCGACGAGGTCCGCCAGGGGAGGACAGCCGGCGCACGCGACGCCGACCGCGACCCCCTCGGTCGCGAGCCGCACCGCCTCCTTGGTCAGGAACATCAGGGTCGGCCGGCCGCTCTCGGCCGCCCCGACCGCCACCAGCAGCGCCACCGTGACCTTCTCGGCGTCCTCCAGGCCGGTGGTGAGACTGACAACCGCTTTTCCGGACATGGTGCTCCTCCTCGGGTCGAACGTCGTCACCCACCAGGGTGGGCGATCCGCGACCGCTTCGCCGCGGTGACCCGGGTCGCCGAGCCGCTGTCGCGCCCGGTCTGACGACGCGGAAGCGCCCGCCGGCTCGGCCGGCGGGCGCTTCTGTCGTGACGTACGGGTGGTCAGCCCTGGATGTCGCTCATCGAGAGCTTGCTGATGACGATCTCCTTCTTCGGGTGCCCGCCACCGGCCTGCTTGGCGAAGGCGCCGTCGTCACCGGCGGCCGCGACCTGCTTCACCAGGTCCATGCCACCGGTGACGGTGCCCAGGACGGTGTAGTTCGGGTCCAGCGAGGAGTCGCCGTAGACGATGAAGAACTGGCTGCCGGTGCTGCCCTGCTGGCCGGAGTTGGCCATCGCGATGACGCCGTCCGGGTACGGGGGCCGCTTGTCGGTGGGCAGGTTCTCCTCGGCCAGGTTGTAGCCCGGGCCGCCGGTCCCGTCGCTGGCCCGCCAGCCCTTGCCGGTCACGCTGGGGTCGCCGCACTGGAGAACCTTGATGCCCTCGGTCACCAGGCGGTGGCACTTGGTGTTGTCGAAGAAGCCCTTGCTGGCCAGGAAGGTGAAGCTGCCCGCGGTGCACGGCACCTTGCTGCGGTCGATCTTCGCGGTGATCGGCCCCAGGTTGGTGTCGATGGTCATCGTCTGGGTGCCCTTGGCGGCCTGCTGGTTCGGCGGCACGCCGACGTCCTTGATCTGCTTCGAGCGGGCCTGCTGCGGCACCGGGTTGTACGCGCACTGCGCGAAGCCCGCGGTGCTGGCGGTGGTGTCGCCCTTCTTGTCGTCGCCGCCGAGCGAGGTCACCAGCCAGACCGTGCCGGCGACCACGAGGACCAGCACGGCCGCCGCGCCGACGATGGCCTGCGTCTGCCGGCGCTTGCGGGCCTTCGTGGCCCGCTCGGCCATGTCCCGCTCGAGGCGGGCGCGTGCCGCCGCGCGCTGCCGGTCTCTGGTGGACGTCACGGTCACTCCTCCGGGTGTTCTCGGGTGCGGCAACGCCGCTGCTGCTGTGGGGCGGTGGCGCGGGTCAGCCGGCGCTGGGGCTCGCCGCCGGCGCGCTGGTCGCGGCCGGTCCGGCGGTCACCTCACCGACGGTGAGGCTCTGGATCACCACGTCCGTCTTCGGCTTGACCTTGGCGCCGGTCCCATTGTCCACGGTCGGCAGGGCGCCGATCTTCTGCAGCACGTCCAGGCCGCCGGTGACCTTGCCGATGACCGGGTACTTCGGCTGGGCCGGGTTGAAGTCCTTGAAGAAGACCAGGAACTGGCTGCTGTTGGTGCCCGGCGGGTTCGCGATCATGGCCACGGTGCCCTTGGGGTACGCCACCGGCTGGCCCGGGGCCGCCGAGGCGGACGGGCTGGGCGCCGGGTCCGGGACGTTCTCGTCGTAGAAGGAGTAGGCCGGGCCGCCGATGCCGGTGCCGCTGGGGTCACCGCAACGCAGTGCGCCCTCGGCGGTGATCTCGTGGCACTTGGTGTTGTCGTAGAACGACCGGCCGGCCAGGTACGAGATGCTGGCGGCGGCGCACGGCGCCGAGGCGAGGTCGAGCGTGGCGGTGATCGGGGCGCCCTGGTTGGTGGTGATCGTCATCGGCCGGGTGCCGGCGGTCGGCAGGCCGGTGGTCTTCGGCGTGCCGACGTCCTTGAGGTTGGTGTTGGCCTTCGCGTCCTGCGGGGTCCAGACGCAGACGTCCTCGGCGGCCTTGCGCTCGGGCTTGGAGTCGAACGCGCCGAGCGCCCAGGCCGAACCGACCACGATCAGCGCGAGCACCACGGCGGCGCCGACACCGGCCTGGATCTGCCGGCGGCGCCTGGCGGTCGCGGCCCGCCGGGCGAGCTGCCGGTCGAGCTTGGCCCGCGCCAGTTTGCGCTGCCGGTCCCTGCTGGAAGCCACCCGTGCTCCCCTTCCTCTACCCTGGTCCTCGCCGGCGTGCGGGGCGCTGCCGCCCGGTGGGTGCGCAAAGGTGCGCCACGCCACACGCCCGCCAGAGTGTACGGGTAGCGACTGGGAATGTGGTGTACGAGGTCCGGCCTCGCTTTATCGGGCGCTGTCACTGTGGTCCGTGGGGTTGCCGGGAGCGGTGGGCCGGCGATACCCGGTGGCCGGTGCCACTAGGCTGTTCCAGGGACGACGAACGCCAACGG
This genomic window contains:
- the yajC gene encoding preprotein translocase subunit YajC, with the translated sequence MLYAAASGGGAGGLTPILMIALLFGVMYFMMIRPQQKRRREAEQMQSALAPGDEVVTIGGLYGTVTDVADDTVLLEVAPGVQTRYARPAIARVVKQVERPEAETVTEDVEPVKE
- the secD gene encoding protein translocase subunit SecD; the encoded protein is MAPPQGQMRPGRQLAVLGLVFVVLYLLVFFSGGAKGGWQDRLEPRLGLDLIGGTRLTLEATNTVDGKPPTAANLEEARQIIESRVNAYGVAEAEVVTEGNRNIVISLPGENRDLTDVGSAAELRFRKVLKATDGSGATAAPAPSASAAPTPSGSAVPKPSGSAAPKPSGSAAPKVKPSASAKAGASPSAGGQGGMAPTPSASAAAPTPSAPASAAPSPSASAEPVPQSVEQQRKAVEQKVGPAAWAAATALKAPADVASDPSLADKLKPFGTLSPQEVAVLPADLQFNVPTISCAQLDKRPPASIKDPKQTAVACEAGAKYLLDVAKVEGTDVDDANAVLDQTSQWVVSLNFTSKGQEKWTALTRESFNNEGQACDQTALGQDGKCRVAVVLDNEIVSSPEIQGVLTGDSQISGSFDSKTANALASQLRYGALPVTFVPQAQQNVTATLGSSHLQAGLLAAGIGMLLVIIYSFFYYRLLGSVIFLSLVLSGLLVFGALVVLGRSIGFTLTLAGLAGMIVSLGVAADSFVIYFERLKDEIREGRSPRSAVPRAWIRARRTIISANAITLMSAVVLYIVSVGAVKGFAFALGLATVLDLVVVFLFRHPIMTMFARTRAFLSPRVSGLGRALPARSTEQAARNPRVKEA
- the secF gene encoding protein translocase subunit SecF, whose amino-acid sequence is MAKTGLASRLYRGEADLNIVGRRKLWFGVAGVLVLIAVLSFAIRGFSLGIEFAGGNSFQVPASVGTLDDAEAKVNGALQSKGGGVKVVTAQKVGSTEGEYYEMRTPQLTPQQATDVKTEIAQELGIQPSQISGDQVSEAWGSQVTQRALLGLLIFIAVVAVYLILRFEWRMAAAAIASLLTNLVLTAGIYSLVGFEVTPSTIIGFLTILGFALYDVVVVFDKVQENTRGITANNNMTYGEASNLALNQSLMRSLNTSVVALLPVGGLLFIGAGLLGAGTLKDLGLVLFVGMAVAFLTSILLATPLLVLLKNQDPRIAAHNKRVLARRGAIARGEIAPKGAPRVATEAGDDTVDTVDPEAAALAGSAPKVGARPAGKRPTGARGGRPAGGGGNRPGGAKRR
- a CDS encoding adenine phosphoribosyltransferase, yielding MTETHTTGVRGDSGPQVAQLVASRVLDVPDFPKAGVVFKDLMPLFADGAVFREVIDGIVAYHGRDSFDVVAGIEARGFVLAAAIAYATGVGVVPVRKAGKLPRATHSASYALEYGEATLEVHQDAFTAGHRVLVVDDVLATGGTAEATLDLVERAGGTVSGFTVLLELGFLEGRQRLAPRPVHALLTV
- a CDS encoding RelA/SpoT family protein: MSHDVVPPVEGTVHPTGDADGSVTERSGNPPARATGTPGDGPDPQADGGAVVVPFPADTAGDPSSSGGFALSNAPTGRRVRARLARFNAPWQTSQVSEVLEPLIATHRENHPKADARLLQRAFDTAARWHSGQYRKSGDPYITHPLAVATILANLGMDTTTLVAALLHDTIEDTEYTLDAMRADFGGEVTLLVDGVTKLDKVKLGDAAKAETIRKMVVAMAKDPRVLVIKLADRLHNMRTLTFLPRPKQEQKAKETLEILAPLAHRLGMNTIKWELEDLAFGTLFPKRYEEINRLIGEHQPQREALLRQVTQKVSTDLKAAKIKAETTGRPKHLYSIYQKMIVRGRDFNDIYDLVGVRILVDTVRDCYAALGVIHANWQPVPGRFKDYIAMPKFNMYQSLHTTVIGPTGKPVEMQIRTYAMHRTAEFGIAAHWKYKEHKGTPVVGPPAHIDEMTWLRQLLDWQREAADPSEFLDALRFDLSSQEVYVFTPKGDVIPLPTGSTPVDFAYAVHTEVGHKCIGARVNGKLVPLESTLSNGDVIEIFTSKSDTAGPTQDWLGFVKSPRARTKIRQYFNKERREEAIEAGKDSIVKAMRKQGMPLQRMLTSDALMAIARDLHLADVASLYAAVGDSQVSAQSVVQKLMAAYGGEEGAAEDIAETAVATRPPRSRQSSSDPGVVVRGVSDVWIKLARCCTPVPPDAVFGFVTRSGGVSVHRDDCANAEDLRAQSERVVEVSWKLTSASTFLVAIQVEALDRHKLLADVTRVLSDERVNILSATVTTTRDRVAVSRFSFEMADPKHLGHLLAAVRKVDGVFDAYRVTSGA
- a CDS encoding DsrE family protein, with the translated sequence MSGKAVVSLTTGLEDAEKVTVALLVAVGAAESGRPTLMFLTKEAVRLATEGVAVGVACAGCPPLADLVARYQAAGGTFLVCSVCFTSKGLDESRLITSARIGGTVQMWEWIGDGATTFSY
- a CDS encoding peptidylprolyl isomerase, encoding MTSTRDRQRAAARARLERDMAERATKARKRRQTQAIVGAAAVLVLVVAGTVWLVTSLGGDDKKGDTTASTAGFAQCAYNPVPQQARSKQIKDVGVPPNQQAAKGTQTMTIDTNLGPITAKIDRSKVPCTAGSFTFLASKGFFDNTKCHRLVTEGIKVLQCGDPSVTGKGWRASDGTGGPGYNLAEENLPTDKRPPYPDGVIAMANSGQQGSTGSQFFIVYGDSSLDPNYTVLGTVTGGMDLVKQVAAAGDDGAFAKQAGGGHPKKEIVISKLSMSDIQG
- a CDS encoding peptidylprolyl isomerase; amino-acid sequence: MASSRDRQRKLARAKLDRQLARRAATARRRRQIQAGVGAAVVLALIVVGSAWALGAFDSKPERKAAEDVCVWTPQDAKANTNLKDVGTPKTTGLPTAGTRPMTITTNQGAPITATLDLASAPCAAASISYLAGRSFYDNTKCHEITAEGALRCGDPSGTGIGGPAYSFYDENVPDPAPSPSASAAPGQPVAYPKGTVAMIANPPGTNSSQFLVFFKDFNPAQPKYPVIGKVTGGLDVLQKIGALPTVDNGTGAKVKPKTDVVIQSLTVGEVTAGPAATSAPAASPSAG